In a single window of the Methanofollis ethanolicus genome:
- a CDS encoding DNA polymerase sliding clamp, translating into MLKATIDADTFRESIDALAALVTECRLHVDGNGVKTCAVDTANVAMVSLDLGKDAFETYEATPDELGIDIAKMKNILGMMGKGDILSLNLPEGSRRLELAFGSYQYSVTLLDINTIRKDPNPPAIELPGKVELTGSALSTAIKAADVISDKIALGIDPKAEIFYMMAEGDTDHIKLELGRDQLISLQPAEARSLFSLDYLKDMGKVMGRSEKVRVALGIDHPVKVAFDLAGGKGHVEYLLAPRIEAD; encoded by the coding sequence ATGTTAAAAGCAACGATTGATGCAGATACCTTCCGGGAGTCGATCGACGCCCTGGCCGCGCTGGTGACCGAATGCCGGCTCCACGTCGATGGAAACGGGGTGAAAACCTGCGCCGTCGACACCGCGAATGTCGCCATGGTCTCTCTGGACCTTGGCAAGGACGCTTTCGAGACCTACGAGGCGACTCCCGACGAACTCGGGATCGATATTGCAAAGATGAAAAATATCCTCGGGATGATGGGGAAAGGCGATATTTTATCTCTGAACCTCCCTGAGGGCAGCCGCCGGCTGGAACTCGCGTTCGGGAGCTACCAGTATTCTGTCACGCTCCTTGACATCAATACAATCCGGAAAGACCCGAACCCCCCCGCCATCGAACTCCCCGGCAAGGTCGAACTCACCGGCAGCGCGCTCTCCACCGCGATCAAGGCCGCGGACGTCATTTCAGACAAGATCGCCCTTGGCATCGACCCGAAGGCCGAGATATTTTACATGATGGCTGAAGGCGACACCGACCACATCAAGCTCGAACTCGGGCGCGATCAGCTCATCTCTCTTCAGCCTGCCGAAGCGCGCTCGCTCTTCTCCCTCGACTATCTCAAGGATATGGGCAAGGTCATGGGCCGCTCAGAGAAAGTCCGCGTCGCCCTGGGCATCGACCACCCGGTGAAGGTAGCCTTTGACCTCGCCGGCGGGAAGGGGCATGTCGAGTACCTGCTCGCGCCGCGCATCGAAGCTGACTGA
- a CDS encoding RlmE family RNA methyltransferase, with translation MTSQWTRDKYYTRAMREGFRARAAYKLLEIQKRHTVIRDDDNVVDLGAAPGSWLQVLKTFTQGTIIGVDLNAIAPMEGVKTIVGDFTTPEVQEEVRGLASGIVSVVTCDASPKLSGATSYDQARAIALGEDALAFAVTILKDGGNFICKSFQGEDFPELYAEVKKHFLSVRTFRPLASRRGSKEIYIVAKNFRRQKDGAEG, from the coding sequence ATGACATCACAATGGACACGGGACAAATACTATACCCGGGCAATGAGGGAGGGTTTCCGGGCACGGGCCGCCTACAAATTGCTGGAGATACAGAAGAGGCACACGGTGATCAGGGACGACGACAACGTCGTCGACCTCGGCGCCGCGCCGGGCAGCTGGCTGCAGGTCCTCAAGACCTTTACCCAGGGGACGATCATCGGCGTCGACCTCAACGCGATCGCCCCGATGGAGGGCGTGAAGACGATTGTCGGAGACTTCACGACGCCGGAGGTGCAGGAAGAGGTGCGCGGCCTCGCCAGCGGGATTGTCTCGGTCGTGACCTGCGATGCCTCTCCGAAGCTTTCCGGGGCGACGAGTTACGACCAGGCGCGGGCGATCGCCCTCGGTGAGGATGCCCTCGCCTTTGCGGTCACGATCCTGAAAGACGGGGGGAACTTCATCTGCAAGTCCTTCCAGGGTGAAGACTTCCCCGAACTCTATGCCGAGGTGAAGAAGCACTTCCTCTCCGTGCGCACCTTCAGGCCGCTGGCATCCCGGCGCGGGAGCAAGGAGATCTACATCGTCGCCAAGAATTTCCGGAGGCAGAAGGATGGTGCTGAAGGATAA